GCAGCGCTAGCCGGTCGATCATCGTCAGCTCGTGCCGGAGCCGCTCGGTGACCTCAGGCGTGAGCCGGGGACCGCCCCGCCCGCCGTAGCGGTCGTGCACCCCGACCCAGCAGCGCACGTGCAGTTCGCGGGCGGCGTCTCCCTCCGACAGGCCGGTCAGGCGCGGGACGTGAGTGCGGTCCAAGCCGAGGTCCATCTCGCAGGACTCCGCGATCGCCGCCGCGTTGGCCAGCAGGTCGGGACGATCACCGAACAGCGGGATGCGCAACAGGTCCGCGGCGCTCTTGAACCAACCCTCGGCGGTGCGGCGACCGACGTGGTGACCGGCGATGGGGACCTGCGCGCGCACGCACGCCAGGACATCGGCGAGGTACGCGTCACCCTCCTGCAGGTAGCGGACGTCGTTCACTGCCGCGGCGGTCAGCCCCAGCCGGTCGGCGAGCACCACCATCCGCCCCGCCCACTGGGCGTCGTCGTAACTTCCCCGGCCGTCCACCCGACCTCCCCGGCCGTCCCCCCGACCTCCCCGGCCGAGGTGGTGGCGGACGGCGATGACCACCTGATCGGGTCCGAACGCCTCGACCCAGCGGCGGGTCTCGGTCTCGGCCGCCCCCAGCCGTCCCTGTGCCACCAGCCGCCCCACCGGCGAGTCCACGCCGAGCAGGACGTACATCCCCTCGGGGCGGGCGGTCGCGTCATCCCACCCCAGGTGCGGGGAGCTGCGCACGTCGCGATGGGCGGCGGAGACCACCCGGCAGAGGTTGGCGTAGCCGTGCTGGGTCCGGGCCAGGAAGGTGACCCGTGCCGCGTCGTCCTCGAGCCACGCCGGGCCAGCACCCGGACGCATCGTGCGCGGATCGGGGCGTGCGGCGGTCGTCGGCAGGCGGGCACGACCGGCCCTGGTGATCGCCCACCCCGGACGCTGCCGGTCGGGAGACAGGGCGAGATCGGCACCGAACACCGGCGTCACCCCTGTCGTGGCGCACGCCTGGGCGAAACGGACGGCGCCGTACAGCCCGTCGCGGTCGGTGAGCGCGACGTGGGTCATACCGGCCAGTGCGGCGGCGGCCGCGAGCTCACGGGGACGGATCGCGCCGTCACGCAGCGAGTAGCACGAGCGCACCGTGAGATGCGCGAACGGCGGGACTCCGCCCCGCGCAGGGGTGGCTCGCGTCCGACCGCGGCCCACGAGTCAGTCCCAGATGCGGTCGAGGTGCCAACTGCCGCCGCGACGGACCAGCTCGTACACCCCGCGGGACCCCGGCGTTCCGTTCCGGGCCTCGACCCGCCACAGATCGGCCTGCTCGATGCGGATGGCGCGCCCGTCGGAGCGCCGCCACCATCCCGGGTCCTCGCGCCAGTGCCCCAGGACCTGCACCACCTCGTAGCCCTGGCCGCGCCAGCGGAAACGGCGCGGGGCGGGTTGGCCGTGGTCGGTGTCGAGCTCGACCGCATCGAGCGCTTCGCGGTACCGCTTGGTCATCCCCGCACCGAACGTCTCGCACCGAACGTCTTGCACCGAACGTCTTGCACCGAACGTGTGTTCGATACGACGCTACAACCGTCGGGTCCCCGCAGTCAAGCGCGGAAGACGTCGTCTAGGACGCCCGGCTGCGCTCACGCAAGGTGGCTGCTGCCTCGGCCGCGACCGCCTCCACCGGCTCGTCGAGCACCAGGCGCCCGTTCCATCGCCGGAGCATGTCCTCGTCCAGCTCGCGGAACGGCTCCAACGCCGCGACCGCCTGCGGGTGGGTGCGTCGCAGACCCTCGTGGATCACCGGAGCCACCACGAAAGCCGGGAACACGCCCCGCGGGTCGTCCAGCGGCTTCAAGCCTCGGACCCAGGCGTTGCCGTCGGTGCGGGTGGTCAGCCCCGCAACGCACTCGCCGCGCTCGACCCCGCGCACCGCGTCCTCGGGCGGGACCGCCAGCACCTGCGTGCGGACGAACTCCTCGAGCGTCCTATCGGTGCGGATGACGTACACCCGGACCACCTCGGCCAGTCCATCGGAGCGGCTGGCGAACTCCGCATCGACGCACAGCCGCGGGAGGTCCTCATCGTCGGCGGCATCGTCGGTGGATGCCAGGACCGTGGCGAGATCCTCGAGGTCGTCCATCCACTCCCGCGCCGGCGGGCGTTGGACCACGAACGCGAGGGTGGCGTTGACGCCGGTCGGAGCCAGCCACTCCAACGGGTGACGGCGCGCATCCGCCCGGCTCACGCGCTCGTAGGACGTGGCGGGATCGCGTGGCGGGTCGACCAGCCCCAGCGCATCCATCCACACCGCACCGGTGTAGCTGGGAACGACCTCCACGTCGCCCAGCTCGACCGCCTGACGGGCATCGCGCGCATCGGCGAACTGAACCACCTCGGCGGGCACGTCGTCCGCCTCGAGGAGAGCGACCAGCACGTGCGCCAACACGGACGCCTCACGCTCGGGACCGGTGCCGACGCGGACCGGCTGCTGCCCGTCGGAGGCGTGACGGGCATGTCGCGCCCACGCCGCGACACCCCCCGCCGCGCAGACGGCGAGGACCGTGAGGACGACCAGGGTGCGGCGCACGGACACAGGGTGCCACCGCCGGCCAGGAACGCCACCGGGAACAGCGGATCGGCCCGGCGGGTACGCTCCGTCCACCCCGCCCGGGAGTGTGGCGATGCCCCCAGAGCATCCCCTCAAGTTGTCGCGCCGCGGGTTGCTCCGCGGCCTCGGTGGGCTCGGCATCGCCGGGCTCCTCGCCGCCTGCGGTGAGGGCCGCCCCGCCGGGACGGCGTCTCCGGCCCCCACCGGCACCGCTGAAGACGTCCGCCGAGCCGTGTTGGCCCAGGTGGGGATCGACGCCCCGCTCGACCTCAGCGTCATCCTGCCGGCCGGGTTCTTCCTGACCGGCCCGGGCCGGCGGGTGGTGTTCGGGCTGGGGACCTCGCCCACCGAGGTCGTCGGGAACCTGGACGTCGAGGCGTACCTGGTCAGCGACCTGGGGTTGGAGGTGGCCGAGGGTCCGCTGCAGGCCAGCTTCCACGACGAGGGCCTGGAGGGCCGGGGGATCTACGTGATCACCACATCCGTCCAGGAACCAGGCACGTACTGGCTGGCAGCGGCGTCGTCCGAGCACGCCGCGGTCGGGGCGCTGAACATCTTCGACGCGGCCCGCAGCCCGCTGCCCGAGATCGGGAGCGCGTTCCCGTCGGCGCCGACCCCCACGGTCGACGACCCGATGGGCATGGAGGAGCTGTGCACCCGCGAACCGGACTGCTCGATGCACGACGTGTCGCTGGAGGCCGCGCTCACCGACGGTCGACCGGTCGTGATGACGGTGGCGACACCGAAGTACTGCAAGACCGCGATCTGCGGTCCCGTGGTCGACATCGTCGAGGACCTCAAGGGCAGCTCCGGTCGTGACGACGTGGCCTGGATCCACGTCGAGGTGTTCTCTGACGCCGGGAACACCCCGATCCCCCTGGTCGCCCAGGACGGGCCCCTGCCGCTGCCGTCGGAGCCGTGGACGTTCTTCGTCACGTCCAACGGCAACCTCGCCGACCGCTACGAGGGCCCAACGCCGGCCGATCTGCTCCGGACGTCGCTGGAACAGATCTAGTGCGAGGCGCACCGTGGGTCGCGGCGCTGGCCGTGCTCGCCGCGGGGTTGCCCGGCTGCGACGACGGGGAGGCGCAAGCCGCCTGCGGTGCGGTCGAGCACCCCGAGGTGCAGGCCGGCAGCCACCTGATCGCAGGCGCCACACCGCCTGTCCCCTACTCGTCGACGCCGGGGACGTCCGGATGGCACGCCGCCGGGGCGCCCCGGACGGGGGTCTTCGGTCCGGCGCAGCCGCTGAGCGAGCCGGAGATCGTCAAGGCATTGGAGGTCGGCCAGGTCGTCGCCACCTACGACCCCACACGGCTCCCGGCCGACGCCACCGCGAAGCTCGAGGAGCTGGCGCGCGATCGCTTCGCCGGTTCGCTGACGGTCACGCCGTTCTCCGGTGACCTCGGGGCGCCGCTGGTCCTCAACGCCTGGGGGGTCCGCCAACCGTGCAACGGCGTGGACACCGACGCGATCGAGGTGTTCATCGAGGAGCACGCCGAGCCTCACCCTCACTGACGAGGGGCTGGCCCTCGTGGCGCCGACTGCAGCGCCCCTTCGAGGGCCAGCAGCGCGTGCTTGAGGTGCGCCCCGCCGGTGTACCCACCGACGTCTCCCCCGCGGCGCACCACCCGGTGACAGGGCACCACGATCGCCAGCGGGTTGGCGCCCAGGGCGTTCCCCGCGGCCCGGGCGGCGCGGGGATTGCCCGCAGCGGCCGCGACGTCGCCGTACGTCGCGACCTGTCCGTGGGGGATGCGGGCCGTGACGTGCAGCACGCGGCGTGCGAACCCGTCGCCGACCAGTGACCAGTCCAGCGGCAGGTCGAAGGCGGTGCGCGCGCCGGCGAAGTACCCGTCGAGTTGGTCGCGGACGGCGGCGAGACGGGACGGATCCTCGACCGTGCGTGCAGACAGCC
This is a stretch of genomic DNA from Actinomycetota bacterium. It encodes these proteins:
- a CDS encoding PHP domain-containing protein, whose translation is MRSCYSLRDGAIRPRELAAAAALAGMTHVALTDRDGLYGAVRFAQACATTGVTPVFGADLALSPDRQRPGWAITRAGRARLPTTAARPDPRTMRPGAGPAWLEDDAARVTFLARTQHGYANLCRVVSAAHRDVRSSPHLGWDDATARPEGMYVLLGVDSPVGRLVAQGRLGAAETETRRWVEAFGPDQVVIAVRHHLGRGGRGDGRGGRVDGRGSYDDAQWAGRMVVLADRLGLTAAAVNDVRYLQEGDAYLADVLACVRAQVPIAGHHVGRRTAEGWFKSAADLLRIPLFGDRPDLLANAAAIAESCEMDLGLDRTHVPRLTGLSEGDAARELHVRCWVGVHDRYGGRGGPRLTPEVTERLRHELTMIDRLALHDYFLTVADIAAAIRDAGVLTACRGSAAGSLVCYALRISDVDPIAGGLVFERFMNPYRDELPDIDLDVESARREDVYRMIIDRYGEERTACVAMVETFQARMAVREVGKVLGVPPEEIDLVATSLHNVRARDVRAALRELPELEDSRLDAGQLDTLFQVVERIDGFPRHLALHPCGIVLADVDL
- a CDS encoding DUF6504 family protein, with protein sequence MTKRYREALDAVELDTDHGQPAPRRFRWRGQGYEVVQVLGHWREDPGWWRRSDGRAIRIEQADLWRVEARNGTPGSRGVYELVRRGGSWHLDRIWD
- a CDS encoding DUF3105 domain-containing protein, whose protein sequence is MRGAPWVAALAVLAAGLPGCDDGEAQAACGAVEHPEVQAGSHLIAGATPPVPYSSTPGTSGWHAAGAPRTGVFGPAQPLSEPEIVKALEVGQVVATYDPTRLPADATAKLEELARDRFAGSLTVTPFSGDLGAPLVLNAWGVRQPCNGVDTDAIEVFIEEHAEPHPH